The proteins below are encoded in one region of Metallibacterium scheffleri:
- a CDS encoding GFA family protein has translation MQLRQVGQTVIQPTHRATCHCGAVVLELELPDGMVNPRRCDCSYCRRRGTIVASVPLGGLHVVKGAEHLKVYQFNTRTAKHYFCSVCGIHTHHQRRSDPEQYGYNVGCLEGVNPFDIQEVPTNDGVNHPSDMRGR, from the coding sequence ATGCAACTCAGGCAGGTTGGCCAGACCGTCATACAACCTACGCATCGAGCCACCTGCCATTGCGGTGCGGTGGTGTTGGAGCTGGAGCTTCCGGATGGCATGGTCAACCCGAGACGGTGCGATTGTTCGTACTGTCGGCGCAGAGGCACTATCGTGGCATCTGTTCCGCTCGGCGGGCTGCATGTGGTCAAAGGCGCGGAGCATCTCAAGGTCTACCAATTCAACACGCGCACGGCCAAGCACTATTTCTGCTCTGTCTGCGGCATACACACCCATCATCAGCGCCGTTCCGACCCAGAGCAGTACGGCTACAACGTGGGTTGCCTTGAGGGCGTCAACCCTTTCGACATTCAGGAGGTTCCCACCAATGATGGTGTCAATCACCCTTCCGATATGCGTGGGCGCTAA
- a CDS encoding prolyl oligopeptidase family serine peptidase has translation MKSNFLIRTLCASLALVAGGLSLAAQAAPLSYPPAPRDNTVNNYFGTKVPAPYQWMENLGDPRLGPWIAAENKLTNAYLDSLPLRAEFYNKLAQLWNYPKESPPIQRGPWLFFSRNSGVQNQSVVYVQRGPDGKPRMLLDPNHLSRHGGIALADYVPSPNGRYLAYALSVGGSDWQTIHVMDVATGKTLPDVVRWVKFSGLSWTHNSAGFFYSRYPQPPKGQAIAQRLANQALYYHWINKPQADDQLIYRRPDKPEWIIDGSTSQNGRYLFIDFQFRITSNELYYVDLGNPGHPDIGAPVRPLFTADDGSFTPVGTQGDTLYVQTDQDAPLGRLIAVDMKDPAPAHWRTVIPQQTGTVLTSVHLADGRLLVHRAVVDKSRLALYTTAGKLIRDVPLPDAMGTVDGISARDDSPDVYFAFTSFLRPGEIEHYDVASGKARVFFKPQVRFDPDHYVVQQVFYPSTGGVEVPMFIVHRKGLALDGTNPTVLYGYGGFDITVPPYFSPAIATWLRMGGVYAMPNLRGGGVYGQAWHRAGMLQNKQNVFDDFANAARWLIAHHYTTTPHLAIMGYSNGGLLTGASVTEHPHLFGAVYIGHGVLDMLRFQKFSGGEYWISEYGDADKSAADFKWLYAYSPLQNLKKGVCYPPTIITTSTDDDRVVPSNAYKFAAQMQHDQGCANPILLHVATATSHIYMPVHKHLRHDADNWGFLGSAIGMRASH, from the coding sequence GTGAAATCCAATTTTCTGATCCGGACGCTGTGCGCGTCACTTGCACTTGTTGCCGGTGGCCTGTCCCTCGCCGCGCAAGCTGCACCATTGAGCTACCCGCCCGCGCCGCGCGACAACACGGTGAACAACTACTTCGGCACGAAAGTCCCCGCGCCCTACCAGTGGATGGAGAATCTCGGTGATCCCCGGCTCGGCCCGTGGATCGCCGCCGAGAACAAGCTGACCAACGCTTATCTCGACAGCCTGCCGCTGCGCGCCGAGTTCTACAACAAGCTCGCGCAGCTGTGGAATTACCCCAAGGAATCGCCGCCGATCCAGCGCGGGCCGTGGCTGTTCTTCAGCCGCAACTCGGGGGTCCAGAATCAATCGGTGGTGTACGTGCAGCGCGGCCCGGATGGCAAGCCGCGCATGCTGCTGGACCCGAACCATCTCTCGCGCCACGGTGGTATCGCGCTGGCCGATTACGTGCCCTCGCCCAATGGACGCTATCTCGCCTACGCGCTGTCGGTGGGCGGCTCCGACTGGCAGACCATCCACGTCATGGACGTGGCCACCGGCAAGACGCTGCCCGATGTCGTGCGCTGGGTGAAGTTTTCCGGGCTCAGCTGGACGCACAACAGCGCGGGCTTTTTCTACTCGCGCTATCCGCAGCCGCCCAAGGGCCAGGCCATCGCGCAGCGTCTGGCCAACCAGGCGCTGTACTACCACTGGATCAACAAGCCGCAGGCGGATGACCAGCTCATCTACCGGCGTCCCGACAAGCCTGAGTGGATCATCGACGGCTCGACCTCGCAGAACGGCCGCTACCTGTTCATCGACTTCCAGTTCCGCATCACCAGCAACGAGCTGTACTACGTCGATCTGGGCAATCCAGGACATCCCGATATCGGCGCCCCGGTGCGCCCGCTGTTCACCGCGGACGACGGCTCGTTCACGCCAGTCGGCACGCAGGGCGACACGCTGTATGTGCAGACCGACCAGGACGCGCCGCTGGGGCGCCTGATCGCGGTCGACATGAAGGATCCGGCGCCGGCGCACTGGCGCACCGTGATCCCGCAGCAGACCGGCACGGTGCTGACCTCGGTGCACCTCGCCGACGGCCGCCTGCTGGTGCACCGCGCGGTCGTCGACAAGAGCCGCCTGGCGCTGTACACCACCGCCGGCAAGCTCATTCGCGACGTGCCGCTGCCGGATGCGATGGGCACCGTCGACGGCATCTCGGCGCGCGACGACTCGCCCGATGTGTATTTCGCGTTCACCTCGTTCCTGCGCCCCGGCGAGATCGAGCACTATGACGTCGCCAGCGGCAAGGCGCGGGTGTTCTTCAAGCCGCAGGTGCGCTTCGACCCCGATCACTACGTGGTGCAGCAGGTGTTCTATCCATCGACCGGCGGCGTCGAGGTGCCGATGTTCATCGTGCATCGCAAGGGCCTGGCGCTGGACGGCACGAACCCCACGGTGCTGTACGGCTACGGCGGCTTCGACATCACCGTGCCGCCCTACTTCAGCCCGGCCATCGCCACCTGGCTGCGCATGGGCGGCGTGTACGCCATGCCCAACCTGCGCGGCGGCGGCGTGTATGGCCAGGCCTGGCACCGCGCCGGCATGCTGCAGAACAAGCAGAACGTGTTCGACGACTTCGCCAATGCCGCGCGCTGGCTGATCGCGCACCACTACACCACGACACCGCACCTGGCGATCATGGGCTACTCCAACGGCGGCCTGCTGACCGGCGCCAGCGTGACCGAGCACCCGCACCTGTTTGGCGCGGTGTACATCGGCCATGGCGTGCTGGACATGCTGCGCTTCCAGAAATTCTCCGGCGGCGAATACTGGATCTCCGAATACGGCGACGCCGACAAGAGCGCGGCCGACTTCAAGTGGCTGTACGCCTACTCGCCCCTGCAGAATCTCAAGAAAGGGGTGTGCTACCCGCCGACCATCATCACCACATCCACCGATGACGACCGCGTGGTGCCCAGCAACGCGTACAAGTTTGCCGCACAGATGCAGCACGACCAGGGCTGCGCCAATCCCATCCTGCTGCATGTGGCCACGGCCACCAGCCACATCTACATGCCGGTGCACAAACACCTGCGCCACGATGCCGACAACTGGGGGTTCCTGGGCAGCGCCATCGGCATGCGGGCGAGCCACTGA
- a CDS encoding aminotransferase class V-fold PLP-dependent enzyme, protein MDALEHYFAPYRAHTVGQDQTFRSPYGEQRLIYADWTASGRLYAPIEQRLLQRFGPFVGNTHSESSETGRLMTLAYHQARELIKAHVHAGPDDVILCAGSGMTGAMNKFQRILGLKAPESLRRFIRVPEAERPVVFITHMEHHSNHTSWLESLADVVVIPPDRDGLVDLAAFDALLHEYRARPLKIGSFTACSNVTGIATPYHAMAKRMHRADGVVFVDFAASAPYVEIDMHPADAEAYLDAVLFSPHKFLGGPGAAGVLIFNRGLYRNRTPDDSGGGTVNWTNPWGGYSFLDDIEAREDAGTPGFLQTIKAALAVQLKTQMGVAAMQRREQAIVPRVIDALHAIAGVHVMAPAQRERLAIFSFYVENVHYNLMVQLLNDRFGVQARGGCSCAGTYGHYLLHVDPSRSRAITDRIEHGDLSQKPGWVRLSFHPGTTTADIEHTLHAVREIVAHAPTWAADYAYSPNTNEFSHAAADPAAARARVAQWFVLDAAGDA, encoded by the coding sequence ATGGATGCTCTCGAACACTATTTCGCGCCCTACCGGGCGCATACCGTGGGCCAGGACCAGACCTTCCGCTCGCCCTACGGCGAGCAGCGCCTGATCTACGCCGACTGGACCGCCAGCGGGCGCCTGTACGCGCCGATCGAGCAGCGGCTGCTGCAGCGTTTCGGCCCGTTCGTCGGCAACACGCACTCGGAAAGCAGCGAAACCGGGCGCCTGATGACGCTGGCCTATCACCAGGCGCGCGAGCTGATCAAGGCGCACGTCCACGCCGGGCCGGACGATGTGATCCTGTGCGCCGGCTCGGGCATGACCGGGGCGATGAACAAGTTCCAGCGCATCCTCGGCCTGAAGGCGCCGGAGAGCCTGCGCCGTTTCATCCGCGTGCCCGAGGCCGAACGCCCGGTGGTGTTCATCACCCACATGGAGCATCACTCCAACCACACCTCGTGGCTGGAATCGCTCGCCGATGTCGTGGTGATTCCACCCGACCGCGACGGCCTGGTGGATCTGGCGGCTTTCGACGCGCTGCTGCACGAATACCGCGCGCGGCCGCTGAAGATCGGCTCGTTCACCGCCTGCTCCAACGTCACCGGCATCGCCACGCCCTACCACGCCATGGCCAAACGGATGCACCGCGCCGACGGCGTGGTGTTCGTCGATTTCGCCGCCTCGGCGCCTTACGTCGAGATCGACATGCACCCGGCCGATGCGGAGGCCTATCTGGACGCGGTGCTGTTTTCGCCGCACAAATTCCTCGGCGGCCCGGGCGCGGCGGGCGTGCTGATCTTCAATCGCGGGCTGTACCGCAACCGCACGCCGGACGATTCCGGCGGCGGCACGGTCAACTGGACCAACCCCTGGGGCGGCTATTCGTTCCTCGACGACATCGAGGCGCGCGAGGACGCCGGCACGCCGGGATTCCTGCAGACCATCAAGGCCGCGCTGGCGGTGCAGCTGAAGACGCAGATGGGCGTTGCCGCCATGCAGCGCCGCGAGCAGGCCATCGTGCCGCGCGTCATCGATGCGCTGCACGCCATCGCCGGCGTGCATGTCATGGCCCCGGCGCAGCGCGAGCGCCTGGCGATCTTCTCGTTCTATGTCGAGAACGTGCACTACAACCTCATGGTGCAGTTGCTCAATGACCGCTTCGGCGTGCAGGCGCGCGGCGGCTGCTCCTGCGCCGGCACGTATGGGCATTACCTGCTGCATGTCGATCCGTCGCGCTCGCGCGCCATCACCGATCGCATCGAGCACGGCGACCTGTCGCAGAAACCCGGCTGGGTGCGTCTGTCCTTCCACCCCGGCACGACCACGGCGGATATCGAGCACACGCTGCATGCCGTGCGCGAGATCGTCGCGCATGCGCCAACCTGGGCCGCGGATTACGCGTACTCGCCGAACACCAACGAATTCAGCCACGCCGCCGCCGACCCGGCCGCGGCGCGCGCACGCGTCGCGCAATGGTTCGTGCTGGACGCTGCCGGGGACGCCTGA
- a CDS encoding tetratricopeptide repeat protein, whose protein sequence is MSVEAELDALAQCLQHGPSAAAETQARALRQRWPRSAEAARLHGVALLLLQRDDDAVQALRAATQLAPQHFAAWLNLASALLAVADIAGAAQALDAALKLDPAHPAALNQLGSLRRAQGDLAAAARAYAQAFAQTRDPGSALNLAAVELEQGDVAQAEQRVLAVLQGPQAPQAETALLLAQARAARRDWAAAEAASRAGLVHAPADVRLLLQAGLMAEEQQHIERAVATYRAALAQAPDDVRIAAQLQFAERQCCAWRAVDARSTWLRAQLAAGTPGIAPFAFLAEAATPAEQRRCAEIAARTLAAKLPATEPPPAPRAAAAALRVGLVSAGFHQHATALLATPVLEALARDPALYLHLYALSADDASPWRARLAACAPLLDASAMPTAQLAQRIRSDAIDVLLDLDVWCGGGRPELFARRPAPLQVNWLGYPGSAGTPWHDYLIADAFVVPAAQRAHYSECVARLPRCYQPIDAARAPIAPPPRAALGLPARGAVFASFGQGYKLAPQRFTSYMDILRAVPGSVLWLLQGLGDGDLRLRAAAAQTGIDPARLVFAARRAHADYLGLFRHADLVLDTHPYNAHTSASDALHAGCPVLTCPGATFAARVAGSLNHHLGLAECNARDEADFIARAVALGRDAGARIALRERLAQQSAHTALFDSSGYARDFAALLHAMHARAAHGLAPADLGAGAQ, encoded by the coding sequence ATGAGCGTCGAGGCCGAGCTCGACGCGCTGGCGCAATGCTTGCAACACGGCCCATCTGCTGCCGCCGAAACGCAGGCGCGCGCGCTGCGCCAGCGCTGGCCGCGCTCCGCCGAAGCCGCGCGCCTGCATGGCGTGGCGCTGCTGCTGCTGCAGCGCGACGACGATGCCGTGCAGGCGTTGCGCGCGGCCACGCAGCTGGCGCCGCAACACTTCGCCGCGTGGCTGAACCTGGCCAGCGCGCTGCTGGCGGTGGCGGATATCGCGGGCGCCGCGCAGGCGCTGGATGCCGCGCTCAAGCTGGATCCCGCGCATCCCGCCGCGCTCAACCAGCTTGGCAGCCTGCGCCGCGCACAAGGTGATCTCGCCGCCGCCGCGCGCGCCTACGCGCAGGCATTCGCGCAGACCCGCGACCCCGGCAGCGCACTCAATCTGGCCGCCGTGGAACTTGAGCAAGGCGACGTCGCGCAGGCCGAGCAGCGCGTGCTGGCGGTGCTGCAAGGACCGCAGGCGCCGCAGGCCGAAACCGCGCTGCTACTGGCGCAGGCGCGCGCCGCGCGGCGCGACTGGGCCGCTGCCGAAGCGGCCAGCCGTGCCGGCCTGGTGCACGCGCCCGCGGATGTCCGGCTGCTGTTGCAGGCCGGGCTGATGGCCGAGGAACAACAGCACATCGAGCGCGCCGTCGCCACCTATCGCGCCGCGCTGGCGCAGGCGCCGGACGATGTGCGCATCGCCGCGCAACTGCAGTTCGCCGAGCGCCAGTGCTGCGCCTGGCGCGCGGTGGACGCGCGCAGTACCTGGTTGCGCGCGCAGCTTGCGGCCGGCACCCCGGGCATCGCGCCGTTCGCGTTCCTGGCCGAAGCGGCCACGCCCGCCGAGCAACGCCGCTGCGCGGAGATCGCCGCGCGCACCCTGGCCGCCAAACTTCCGGCGACCGAACCGCCTCCCGCGCCGCGCGCCGCCGCGGCAGCGCTGCGCGTGGGCTTGGTCTCCGCCGGATTCCATCAGCACGCCACCGCGCTGCTGGCCACGCCGGTGCTCGAAGCGCTGGCACGCGATCCCGCGCTGTATCTGCATCTGTATGCGCTCAGCGCCGATGATGCCTCGCCGTGGCGTGCGCGCCTGGCCGCCTGCGCGCCACTGCTGGATGCCAGCGCGATGCCCACGGCGCAACTGGCGCAACGCATCCGCAGCGACGCCATCGACGTGCTGCTGGATCTGGATGTGTGGTGCGGCGGCGGGCGCCCCGAGTTGTTCGCGCGGCGACCGGCGCCACTGCAGGTCAACTGGCTGGGCTATCCCGGCAGCGCGGGCACGCCCTGGCACGACTATCTGATCGCCGATGCCTTCGTCGTACCCGCCGCGCAGCGCGCGCACTACAGCGAATGCGTGGCACGCCTGCCGCGCTGCTATCAGCCCATCGACGCGGCACGCGCGCCCATCGCGCCGCCGCCGCGCGCCGCGCTGGGCCTGCCCGCGCGCGGCGCCGTGTTTGCCAGCTTCGGCCAGGGTTACAAGCTCGCGCCGCAGCGTTTCACCAGTTACATGGACATCCTGCGCGCCGTGCCCGGCAGCGTGTTGTGGCTGCTGCAAGGCCTCGGTGACGGCGACCTGCGCCTGCGCGCCGCTGCCGCGCAGACCGGTATCGATCCGGCGCGGCTGGTGTTCGCCGCGCGCCGCGCGCACGCCGATTATCTCGGCCTGTTCCGCCACGCCGACCTGGTGCTGGACACGCATCCGTACAACGCCCACACCAGCGCCAGCGACGCGCTCCATGCCGGCTGCCCGGTGCTCACCTGCCCCGGCGCAACGTTCGCCGCGCGCGTGGCCGGCAGCCTCAACCATCATCTCGGATTGGCTGAGTGCAACGCCCGCGATGAGGCCGACTTCATCGCACGCGCCGTCGCGCTGGGCCGCGATGCCGGTGCGCGCATCGCACTGCGCGAGCGTCTCGCGCAGCAGAGCGCGCACACCGCGCTGTTCGACTCGTCCGGCTACGCGCGCGATTTCGCCGCGCTGCTGCACGCCATGCATGCGCGCGCCGCGCACGGCCTTGCGCCGGCCGATCTCGGAGCTGGCGCGCAGTAG
- the prfA gene encoding peptide chain release factor 1 yields the protein MNAALKQRLLALAERHEELDRLLAEPGASGDATRWRALTREHARLAPVAAGVAALRASEREREAARALLDDAELGALAGEDLARLDAEIATREAELEIALLPPDPHAGGALYLELRAGTGGDEAALFAGDLARMYLRHAERRGWRVEILSSSPGEHGGYKELIARVEGPGAWNALQYESGTHRVQRVPATEAQGRIHTSAATVAVLPEQDDVSDIELRDADLKIDTFRASGAGGQHVNKTDSAIRITHLPSGLVVECQDERSQHKNRARALLLLKARLLDRERSAQAAQQAAARKLQVGSGDRSQRIRTYNYPQGRVTDHRINLTLHRLQDILDGDLDELGAALRRADLAEQLQQLAQPA from the coding sequence ATGAACGCGGCGCTGAAGCAACGCCTGCTGGCGCTGGCCGAACGCCACGAGGAACTCGACCGCCTGCTCGCCGAACCCGGCGCCAGTGGCGATGCCACGCGCTGGCGCGCGCTCACGCGCGAGCACGCGCGCCTGGCACCGGTGGCCGCGGGCGTGGCCGCGCTGCGCGCCAGCGAACGCGAGCGCGAAGCCGCGCGCGCACTGCTCGACGACGCCGAACTGGGCGCGCTGGCCGGCGAGGATCTCGCGCGCCTCGATGCCGAGATCGCCACGCGCGAGGCCGAGCTGGAAATCGCCCTGCTGCCACCCGACCCGCACGCTGGCGGCGCGCTGTATCTGGAACTGCGCGCCGGCACCGGCGGTGACGAGGCCGCGCTGTTCGCCGGCGATCTGGCGCGCATGTACCTGCGCCATGCCGAGCGCCGCGGCTGGCGCGTGGAAATCCTGTCCAGCAGTCCCGGTGAGCACGGTGGCTACAAGGAGCTGATCGCGCGCGTCGAAGGCCCCGGCGCCTGGAACGCGCTGCAGTACGAATCCGGCACGCACCGCGTGCAGCGCGTACCTGCCACCGAGGCCCAGGGCCGCATCCACACCTCCGCCGCCACCGTCGCGGTGCTGCCCGAGCAGGATGACGTCAGTGACATCGAACTGCGCGACGCCGATCTGAAGATCGACACGTTCCGCGCCTCCGGCGCCGGCGGCCAGCACGTCAACAAGACCGACTCGGCGATCCGCATCACGCACCTGCCCAGCGGCCTGGTGGTCGAATGCCAGGACGAGCGCAGCCAGCACAAGAATCGCGCGCGCGCGCTGCTGCTGCTCAAGGCGCGCCTGCTCGACCGCGAGCGCAGCGCGCAGGCCGCGCAGCAGGCCGCAGCGCGCAAGCTGCAGGTGGGCTCGGGCGACCGCAGCCAGCGCATCCGCACTTACAACTATCCGCAGGGTCGCGTCACCGACCACCGCATCAACCTCACCCTGCACCGCCTGCAGGACATCCTCGACGGCGATCTGGACGAGCTCGGCGCCGCGTTGCGCCGCGCCGATCTGGCCGAACAACTGCAGCAGCTCGCGCAGCCGGCATGA
- the hemA gene encoding glutamyl-tRNA reductase, giving the protein MTLIAYGLNHLTAPVALREQVAIADDQLGAALHELRAQPGVEEALILSTCNRTELYCSVAAGAEDVPAGWLHERHCLAPGRLDDFLQRWHEQDAVRHLFRVSVGLESMVLGEPQILGQIKDAYQHAHQAHTLNVTLERLLQHTFAVAKRVRTDTRIGAQPVSVAYTAVRLAERLFTDIAHAQVLLIGAGETIELAARHLTERKVARLVVANRTMSNALAVVQRTGGLAVPLSDLPAQLAAADIVISSTASHAPIIDRGMVQQALARRRHRPMFMVDLAVPRDIAPDVAELRDVFLYGIDDLHQVMDEGKRARQAAAQEAQTLIELQVERFQAWRQALAAHNPVQTLRHAAELQRDEVLARAQAMIAHGKSPDEALAFLANTLTNKLLHTPSVKLREAAAQGDAELLRAAARLYGCPANDES; this is encoded by the coding sequence ATGACGCTGATTGCCTATGGCCTCAACCACCTCACCGCGCCGGTCGCCCTGCGCGAACAGGTGGCCATTGCCGATGATCAACTGGGCGCCGCGCTGCACGAACTGCGCGCGCAACCCGGCGTCGAGGAAGCGCTGATCCTGTCCACCTGCAACCGCACCGAGTTGTATTGCAGCGTGGCTGCCGGCGCCGAGGACGTGCCGGCGGGCTGGCTGCACGAACGCCATTGCCTGGCGCCGGGGCGGCTGGATGATTTCCTGCAGCGCTGGCACGAGCAGGACGCGGTGCGGCATCTGTTTCGCGTCTCGGTGGGGCTGGAATCGATGGTGCTGGGCGAGCCGCAAATCCTCGGCCAGATCAAGGACGCCTACCAGCATGCGCACCAGGCGCATACGCTCAACGTCACCCTCGAACGCCTGTTGCAGCACACCTTCGCCGTGGCCAAACGCGTGCGCACCGATACGCGCATCGGCGCGCAGCCGGTATCGGTGGCCTACACCGCGGTGCGCCTGGCCGAGCGCCTGTTCACCGACATCGCGCACGCGCAGGTGCTGCTGATCGGTGCCGGTGAAACCATCGAGCTGGCCGCGCGCCACCTGACCGAACGCAAGGTCGCGCGCCTGGTGGTGGCCAACCGCACCATGAGCAACGCGCTGGCCGTGGTGCAGCGCACCGGCGGGCTGGCGGTGCCATTGTCCGATCTACCGGCGCAACTGGCCGCGGCCGACATCGTGATCAGTTCCACCGCCAGCCATGCGCCGATCATCGACCGCGGCATGGTGCAGCAGGCGCTGGCCCGGCGTCGTCACCGACCCATGTTCATGGTCGATCTGGCGGTGCCGCGCGACATCGCACCCGATGTGGCCGAACTGCGCGATGTGTTCCTGTATGGCATCGACGATCTGCACCAGGTGATGGATGAGGGCAAGCGCGCGCGCCAGGCCGCCGCGCAGGAAGCGCAAACGCTCATCGAGCTGCAGGTCGAACGCTTCCAGGCCTGGCGCCAGGCGCTGGCCGCGCACAATCCGGTGCAGACCCTGCGCCATGCCGCCGAGCTGCAGCGCGACGAGGTACTGGCGCGCGCGCAGGCCATGATCGCCCATGGCAAGAGCCCCGACGAGGCGCTGGCGTTTCTCGCCAACACGCTGACCAACAAGCTGCTGCACACGCCCAGCGTCAAGCTGCGCGAAGCCGCCGCGCAGGGCGACGCCGAGCTGCTGCGCGCCGCGGCGCGTCTGTACGGCTGTCCGGCCAATGACGAGTCATGA